In a genomic window of Amblyomma americanum isolate KBUSLIRL-KWMA chromosome 4, ASM5285725v1, whole genome shotgun sequence:
- the LOC144129662 gene encoding uncharacterized protein LOC144129662: MIRETCFRHADFVVLYVGGNDLDRGDDPREIASLIKDLVLLLQELVASVVLVFKVLPRHCDDPHKARFEDRCRCQLNRRLTATMKRLSGVHVLNPEHRFLDASGKPMLSLFAADRYHVARGRGIDQMSKIIVAALVKIYGPGIASDSRARPGEVYVVHRWRRCGAKGHKTDHCWAYCSPRRHGAAGRR; encoded by the exons atgattcgagagacatgctttcggcacgccgattttgttgtcctatatgttggcggcaacgatctcgacagaggggatgacccgcgagaaatcgccagcctcataaag gacctcgttttgctgctgcaggagctcgtggctagtgtcgtgctggtgttcaaagttttgccgcGCCATtgcgacgacccacataaggcgcggtttgaggaccgctGTCGttgccagctgaaccgccgtctgacagccacgatgaagcgcttgtcgggcgtgcacgttctcaaccccgag catcgtttcctggatgcttctggtaagccgatgctgtccttatttgccgcggaccgataccacgtggcgagaggccggggcatcgaccagatgtcaaagattatcgtcgcggccctcgtcaagatctacggaccagggatcgCGTCGgattcaagggcaagaccaggagaggtgtacgtcgtacACCGGTGGCGTCGGTGCGGAgcaaaagggcacaagacggaccactgctgggcctactgctcaccgcgccgccacggcGCTGCAGGTCGACGTTGA